A single Mastomys coucha isolate ucsf_1 chromosome X, UCSF_Mcou_1, whole genome shotgun sequence DNA region contains:
- the Zbtb33 gene encoding transcriptional regulator Kaiso, with protein sequence MESRKLISATDIQYSTSLLNSLNEQRGHGLFCDVTVIVEDRKFRAHKNILSASSTYFHQLFSVAGQVVELSFIRAEIFAEILNYIYSSKIVRVRADLLDELIKSGQLLGVKFLAELGVPLSQVKSISGTEQGDTTEPLPSSDSDKSLDIEKSKDDTQDNGAAVMPIITESFSLSAEDNEMKNIIVTDSDDDDDDDDDVIFCSEILPAKEDLPSNNTATKVQPNPASVAISEVTPGASSNSPPVTSITPPQLATPVNQATLSQTQGSEELLVSSASTHLTPNIILLNQAPLTAPPSVSSSLPNHMSSSVNLLVQNQQTPNTAVLTGNKAEEEEEIIDDDVDIISSSPDSVVSNTSLVPQADTSKSTTFDGSLTQKMQIPILPQEPPSNSLKISDVITRNTNDPGLRSKHVMEGQKIITLDTATEIEGLSTGCKVYANIGEDTYDVVIPVKDDPDGGEAKLENELPKPSGSEPSNKRMKVKHDDHYELIVDGRVYYICIVCKRSYVCLTSLRRHFNIHSWEKKYQCRYCDKVFPLAEYRTKHEIHHTGERRYQCLACGKSFINYQFMSSHIKSVHSQDPSGDSKLYRLHPCKSLQIRQYAYLSSNKSSAMPVMKDDAVGYKVDAGKEPPVGTTSATPQNKSTFWEDIFIQQENDSIFKQNVTDGSTEFEFIIPESY encoded by the coding sequence ATGGAGAGTAGAAAACTGATTTCTGCTACAGACATTCAGTACTCCACCAGTCTGCTGAACTCCTTGAATGAACAGCGTGGCCATGGACTCTTTTGTGATGTTACTGTTATTGTGGAAGACAGAAAATTCCGGGCCCATAAGAACATCCTTTCAGCCTCCAGTACATACTTCCATCAGCTCTTCTCGGTTGCTGGGCAAGTTGTTGAATTGAGCTTTATAAGGGCTGAGATTTTTGCAGAAATTCTGAACTATATCTACAGTTCCAAAATCGTCCGTGTTAGAGCAGATCTACTTGACGAGTTAATTAAATCAGGGCAGTTACTAGGAGTGAAATTTCTAGCAGAGCTTGGTGTCCCGCTGTCACAGGTTAAAAGCATCTCAGGTACAGAACAGGGTGACACTACTGAGCCCTTACCTTCTAGTGATAGTGACAAAAGCCTTgacatagaaaaatcaaaagatgacACCCAAGATAATGGGGCTGCAGTAATGCCCATTATAACTGAGTCTTTTTCACTATCTGCTGAAgataatgaaatgaaaaacatcaTTGTTACTGattcagatgatgatgatgatgatgatgatgatgtcatttTCTGCTCTGAAATTTTGCCTGCAAAGGAGGATTTGCCAAGTAACAACACAGCAACAAAGGTCCAGCCTAACCCAGCCTCTGTTGCTATTTCGGAAGTGACACCTGGCGCTAGCAGTAACTCTCCCCCCGTAACAAGCATCACACCTCCTCAACTTGCCACTCCTGTGAATCAGGCAACTCTAAGCCAAACACAAGGAAGTGAAGAATTGCTAGTGTCTTCAGCTTCAACACATCTGACTCCtaacattattttgttaaatCAGGCTCCACTTACTGCACCACCAAGTGTCAGTTCTTCACTCCCAAATCATATGTCCTCTTCAGTCAATTTACTTGTACAGAATCAGCAGACACCTAACACTGCTGTTTTAACAGGAAACaaggctgaggaagaggaagaaattatAGATGATGACGTTGACATCATTAGCTCTAGTCCAGACTCAGTAGTCAGTAATACATCTTTGGTCCCACAGGCTGATACCTCCAAAAGTACCACTTTTGATGGATCATTGACACAGAAGATGCAGATTCCTATACTTCCTCAAGAGCCACCTtccaattctttaaaaatttccgATGTAATTACTAGAAACACTAATGATCCAGGTTTAAGGTCAAAACACGTAATGGAGGGTCAGAAGATCATTACATTAGACACAGCTACGGAAATTGAAGGCTTATCAACTGGTTGCAAGGTTTATGCAAATATCGGTGAAGATACTTATGATGTAGTGATCCCTGTCAAAGATGACCCTGATGGAGGGGAGGCCAAACTTGAAAATGAGCTACCAAAACCATCTGGCAGTGAGCCATCAAACAAGCGTATGAAAGTAAAACATGATGATCACTATGAGTTAATAGTAGATGGAAGGGTCTATTATATTTGCATTGTATGCAAAAGGTCATATGTCTGTCTTACAAGCTTGCGAAGACATTTTAACATTCATTCTTGGGAGAAGAAGTATCAATGCCGTTACTGTGATAAGGTATTTCCTCTTGCAGAATATCGCACAAAGCATGAAATTCATCACACAGGGGAGCGGAGGTATCAGTGTTTAGCGTGTGGCAAATCTTTTATCAACTATCAGTTTATGTCTTCACACATAAAGTCAGTTCATAGTCAAGATCCTTCTGGGGACTCAAAGCTTTATCGCTTACATCCATGCAAGTCTTTACAGATCAGACAGTATGCATACCTTTCTAGTAATAAGTCAAGTGCTATGCCTGTCATGAAGGATGATGCTGTTGGGTATAAGGTTGATGCTGGAAAAGAGCCTCCGGTAGGGACCACATCTGCTACTCCTCAGAACAAGTCAACGTTCTGGGAAGATATTTTTATTCAGCAAGAAAATGATTCCATTTTTAAACAGAATGTAACCGATGGCAGTACTGAGTTTGAATTTATAATACCAGAATCTTACTGA